The genomic stretch TCTTCAAACAAATCAAAATCCTTAAATGCCCCCGCTACTGCACGAATTCTTTCGTGTGGTTTAACATTATAAGTCAGACATTTTAAACAAAAATATGATTTAAGTTTTTAAAAACATTCAGCTAACATACAAAAGCAAAATTGTGAAATATAATTCTTGAATCGTGGAACTTATGGTTACAATTCATCAATTATATTTTTATAATGATGAAAACTTTTTGAGAATATGTTGGATAATAAAAAGCCGCACGAAAGGATTCGTGCGGCAGCGAGAGCCTTTTTATAAAAAATTAATATAAATACTTTAACTAAAAGCTTGTGATAATATTTCTAAATTTTCTTTTAATTTTACTTTCTGTATATTTCTAATATCTTCATCACCACCAAGAACTAAGGCTGGTACAAACGTTAAACACTCATCTATTTCTACAGGTCCATATTTTTCTAATGCTGGAATTTCTATCAATCCATATGCCTCGGTCTCTCTATGATACTTACCTCCCGCCAATGTTGTAAAAAATAAGGTGAACTCATAATCAACATATTTATACTCTTCTGTATGAATATTATAGAAAGCAAGACAAACTTCATCATCTACTTCGCCAATTAAATAAAAGTTTCCCATAGCAGTTTTTGCAAATGGCATAATAGATTGATTTTTTAATTTTGGAAATTGCTTCAATTGGATATCATAATCCAATGGATTTATAAAAGAAAAAAAACCTCCTTTAAAAACAGCTTCTCCATAGTGTTCTAAATACTCTAAAAGAACATCATTGTCTTTAAAATAACTTAATTGTTTTTCA from Chryseobacterium indoltheticum encodes the following:
- a CDS encoding T6SS immunity protein Tdi1 domain-containing protein, encoding MIHQSFINVLGQPKTIGEIEVTLLKEKFEKQLSYFKDNDVLLEYLEHYGEAVFKGGFFSFINPLDYDIQLKQFPKLKNQSIMPFAKTAMGNFYLIGEVDDEVCLAFYNIHTEEYKYVDYEFTLFFTTLAGGKYHRETEAYGLIEIPALEKYGPVEIDECLTFVPALVLGGDEDIRNIQKVKLKENLEILSQAFS